A portion of the Carya illinoinensis cultivar Pawnee chromosome 11, C.illinoinensisPawnee_v1, whole genome shotgun sequence genome contains these proteins:
- the LOC122280732 gene encoding aluminum-activated malate transporter 9-like isoform X2 — MGILQRRRQQGATFNRGFNRALGSLLAGILAIAVAQLALCTGRVTEPFIIGTSIFLIGTVTSFMKLWPSLVPYEYGFRVILFTFCLIIVSGYRMGSPIRTAMDRLYSIAIGAFVAVLVNVLVCPIWAGEQLHKELVKSFNVVADSLQECVKKYLEDEGLEHPEFSKTVMDEFSDEPAYKKCRSTLNSSAKLESLASSAKWEPPHGRFRHFFYPWSEYVKVGAVLRYCAYEVMALHGVLHSEIQAPYNLRITFQSEIQEAANQAAELLRVLGKDVNNMKRSLKTSLLKRVHSSTEKLQRAIDMHSYLLTSINSTEPSDNYSKPLPRLSISLSSNTPHDLSSQLTDPESNSLEKTANPPPSGTLSVLARTESYHETMRKQSRRMHSWPPREVAVFEEEGALGSDILPRMNALESTAALSLATFTSLLIEFVARLDHLVEAVEELSNKAKFKQEGF, encoded by the exons ATGGGAATTTTGCAAAGAAGACGTCAACAGG GTGCAACATTTAATAGAGGATTCAACCGAGCACTTGGAAGCTTGCTTGCTGGAATCTTGGCCATCGCTGTGGCTCAGTTAGCTCTATGCACTGGCCGGGTTACTGAGCCTTTCATAATTGGAACTAGCATTTTTCTGATTG GGACTGTCACATCGTTCATGAAATTATGGCCATCACTTGTGCCATATGAATATGGGTTCAGGGTCATACTTTTCACCTTTTGCTTGATCATCGTCTCTGGTTACCGGATGGGAAGCCCTATTAGGACTGCCATGGATCGGCTGTACTCGATAGCCATTGGAGCGTTTGTGGCGGTCCTGGTCAACGTTCTTGTTTGTCCTATTTGGGCTGGAGAGCAGTTACACAAGGAGCTAGTTAAAAGTTTCAATGTAGTGGCTGACTCACTTCAAG AATGTGTGAAGAAATATTTGGAAGACGAAGGATTAGAGCATCCAGAATTCTCAAAGACTGTCATGGATGAGTTTTCGGACGAGCCTGCTTATAAGAAATGCCGAAGCACCTTGAACTCCTCCGCAAAACTAGAGTCCttg GCTAGTTCCGCCAAATGGGAGCCACCACACGGGAGGTTCCGACACTTCTTCTATCCTTGGTCAGAGTACGTTAAAGTTGGAGCAGTTTTACGTTATTGTGCTTACGAGGTTATGGCACTTCACGGTGTGCTGCACTCTGAAATTCAg GCACCCTACAACCTCCGAATCACATTCCAGTCAGAAATTCAAGAAGCAGCAAACCAGGCTGCAGAACTGTTGAGGGTTTTGGGCAAAGATGTCAATAACATGAAGCGAAGCCTGAAAACCTCTTTACTAAAGAGGGTTCACAGCTCAACTGAGAAACTCCAACGAGCCATAGACATGCACTCTTATCTTCTGACATCCATTAATAGTACTGAGCCCTCAGACAATTATTCCAAGCCATTACCAAGGctctctatttccttgtcaTCCAACACCCCCCACGACCTCTCAAGCCAATTGACCGATCCTGAGAGCAACAGCCTCGAAAAAACTGCGAACCCACCACCCTCGGGGACTCTTTCAGTACTGGCACGCACCGAGTCTTATCATGAGACAATGAGGAAGCAATCCAGAAGGATGCATTCTTGGCCACCTAGAGAGGTAGCCGTTTTTGAAGAAGAGGGAGCTCTAGGGTCAGACATTTTGCCTAGGATGAATGCATTGGAGAGCACTGCTGCACTGTCACTGGCCACCTTTACTTCCTTGCTTATTGAGTTTGTGGCTAGACTCGATCACTTGGTTGAAGCAGTTGAAGAACTTTCTAATAAGGCAAAGTTCAAGCAGGAAGGATTCTAG
- the LOC122282652 gene encoding protein PAM71, chloroplastic isoform X4 has product MVCNYQKFRWRQHWRLTLFLLNGFCWGGDKYWRLRDLRHLDYKTYKMSTKSTPVMDGCSASSKSPAKDNSRGEFDIATYIHASDHSLGDVMKFLLMLGFLTLQGSQPAVAVSDVASGLQSIPYLGDVGDISTGFASAFLLIFFSELGDKTFFIAALLAARNSASVVFVGTFGALAAMTIVSVILGRTFHYVDEILPFRFGETDLPIDDIAAVFLLVYFGVSTLLDATSSDGLKAEDEQKEAELAVSKFSGNGAGILSSLNTIVSTFFLVFVAEWGDKSFFSTIALAAASSPLGVIGGALAGHGVATLLAVLGGSILGTFLSEKAIAYIGGSLFLVFAAVTLIEIVS; this is encoded by the exons GATTTAAGGCATCTTGATTACAAGACCTACAAAATGAGTACAAAATCAACACCTGTGATGGATGGTTGCAGTGCTTCATCCAAATCTCCAGCAAAGGATAATTCAAGAGGGGAATTTGATATAGCTACATATATCCATGCTTCTGATCATTCACTTGGTGATGTTATGAAGTTTCTTCTGATGCTTGGGTTTCTCACCCTTCAAGGCTCTCAACCAGCAGTTGCTGTTTCAGATGTTGCTAGTGGGTTGCAATCAATCCCCTATTTAGGGGACGTTGGTGATATTAGCACAGGTTTTGCTTCA GCATTCTTGCTTATCTTTTTTTCGGAACTAGGGGACAAGACCTTTTTTATTGCG GCACTTCTAGCAGCTAGGAACTCTGCTTCTGTTGTCTTTGTTGGGACTTTTGGAGCACTTGC GGCAATGACCATCGTATCTGTTATTCTTGGAAGAACTTTTCACTATGTCGACGAGATCTTACCATTCAG GTTTGGTGAAACTGATTTGCCCATTGATGACATCGCTGCAGTTTTCCTTTTG GTGTATTTTGGGGTTTCAACCTTGCTAGATGCCACCTCCAGTGATGGTCTAAAAGCAGAAGATGAACAGAAGGAG GCAGAGTTAgcagtttcaaaattttcaggAAATGGTGCCGGGATATTATCTTCTCTCAATACTATTGTTAGCACTTTCTTCTTGGTTTTTGTTGCTGAATGGGGTGATAAATCATTCTTTTCCACAATAG CACTTGCTGCAGCATCTTCACCTCTTGGAGTCATCGGGGGAGCACTAGCTGGTCACGGCGTGGCAACTTTG CTTGCAGTTTTGGGAGGTTCTATACTGGGGACATTTTTGTCAGAGAAG GCCATTGCATACATTGGAGGGAGTCTTTTCCTTGTCTTTGCTGCAGTAACATTGATTGAGATAGTGAGTTAG
- the LOC122282435 gene encoding uncharacterized protein LOC122282435 produces MPSRVLETAEEENHTHIADLEVERQDSLNENTCTKTRSVENTIVARDLCQSGGVALSGFLITGESAEQACVLEAVERDRLTDTDEVANIELTDDDHRTQREFTSDTEGETGSHLGKSKDCQSDGEMLPRREGENKRRSLRSSSRGLGVVHKEALEAGQEKENKLLNQLFLSAIYAKCRYQDRRLLWNSLHQDIPNDSPWIGIGDYNIIRGNDERRGGSPRQRVAMEDFNDFIDQCGLSEMKTTGRTLSWCNGQRGLARSWARLDRGLMNSKEVAIFPDARCNYLPRTTSDHAPMLIEPRTDSARYGPSPFKFQYMWVSHEGFGKLVQEIWQQPEREVGLNRLAGKLKKLKVALKEWNIKVFGRTEQHIENLERKIESLESQLQNQFSEELETELLCTKEELNVWNQREETRLAQQAKLSWVEKGEVSAQFFRSFNNHSRLTMQEMKLRDGTTLKSPKEIHLGAVDYFKNLLKARPRGPLPNLLEYIQPEITEQENLSIMNPPTAQEVKDAMFSISIDSSPGPDGFGSGFYRSCWEWVALDVVDAVRDFFSGTPLPRFYSASHIVPLPKDKNPTGFEKFRPISLCSVIYKVCSKIIVRRLSPLLCRLVSSAQGAFLPGRSIFENISLAQEMVHQINKQVHGGNVLIKVDMVKAYDSVDWIFLLHVMNSFGFSQEVCGLINQCISSPWFSVAMHGTIEGFFPCGRGLRQGDPLSPYLFILVEETLSRLLHKHFEVGRIKPFTHPRGTPLVSHLFYADDVMVFSNGSSSSLKKIRDIFQTYEDWSGQAISKEKLAIFFSKHIQAGRRRRLLRTMGFTEGIFPVKYLGVPLISGRLRVSHFDDIMNSIRGKLGGWQHKILSYGARLILLRQVAASMPIHLLSVVQAPKALPKKLNQLMSNFFWGSLEGKTKRKWVAWSSMCRPTREGGVGLRDLQDVQNSLFMKLAWKILTENSMWANFFKAKYIKSGHISLVQKNKGSRLWKGIVMSIPIILANSRWSIKEGNISFWYDRWLEPGPLAEEVPIITSPDLKVKECRLNNDWDTAMLTSLVGVEKLEEVVRGLGQHKEGLDRLIWTSSVSGDVSSKSAWELIRVKTPKVYGTEWMWNAALPKKYSITMWKAMKGCLSVDDRISKIGIPMVSKCECCEEGNLEDLDHVLATGKTARALWSRVSTQVGMPFDPGKKWKEKINLWFRRASRSSQKGLLIGLIPSILTWSLWLWRCKARMEAIKTSTESLWQSVKAAIAWCGTRLKAGKKSKPGDEKILKALSIPSKNPKGRRVQLVTWRKPALGWCKLNVDGSCRGNPGQMGAGGVLRNDQGKMILAFALGLGHGTNNQAELMALLHGLRFCRRLNLRKIEIELDSLLVVQWLEKNKVGIWYLEDFWEEIQALITTMQVVVRHVFREGKAAADFLARCLPPQLTEWMRVGDLPHLLKALVFNIPLHIHESVGFDVALQKDVVFRCIDISYEGIVLAIVLISMVLLTCDGSLKYFILDVDDLYGIFKEITTLVA; encoded by the exons ATGCCTTCACGAGTATTAGAAACAGCAGAGGAAGAGAACCACACACATATAGCAGACTTGGAAGTTGAGAGACAAGACTCCTTGAACGAAAATACCTGTACGAAAACAAGGTCAGTAGAAAATACCATAGTTGCGAGAGACTTATGCCAGTCGGGGGGAGTCGCTCTGAGTGGATTTTTAATCACAGGAGAATCAGCAGAGCAAGCATGTGTCTTGGAAGCTGTGGAGCGAGACCGGCTAACGGACACTGATGAAGTGGCCAATATCGAACTGACAGATGATGATCATCGAACTCAAAGGGAATTTACCTCAGACACGGAAGGGGAGACGGGATCACACCTGGGGAAATCCAAGGATTGTCAGTCGGACGGCGAAATGCTGCCTAGaagggaaggagaaaataaaaggaGATCTCTAAGAAGCTCTAGCAGG GGGCTTGGGGTCGTCCACAAGGAGGCTTTAGAAGCTGgtcaggaaaaagaaaataaacttctTAAT CAGCTGTTCCTATCCGCCATTTACGCTAAGTGCAGATACCAAGATCGCAGACTACTTTGGAACTCTTTGCACCAAGACATACCGAATGATTCACCGTGGATAGGCATAGGAGACTACAACATCATTAGAGGGAACGACGAAAGACGTGGGGGAAGCCCTCGGCAAAGGGTGGCTATGGAAGATTTCAACGATTTTATTGATCAGTGTGGTCTGAGCGAGATGAAGACAACTGGAAGAACCTTATCCTGGTGCAATGGCCAAAGGGGATTGGCACGAAGCTGGGCGAGACTTGACAGAGGCTTGATGAATTCGAAAGAAGTGGCTATATTCCCTGATGCAAGGTGTAACTACCTCCCAAGAACAACTTCAGACCACGCGCCTATGCTTATCGAACCGAGAACAGATTCAGCCAGGTACGGCCCATCACCTTTTAAGTTCCAATACATGTGGGTATCGCATGAAGGTTTTGGGAAGTTAGTACAGGAAATCTGGCAGCAACCAGAGCGGGAAGTGGGTTTAAACAGACTGGCaggcaaattaaaaaaactaaaagtggCCCTCAAAGAGTGGAATATAAAAGTGTTTGGCAGGACGGAACAACACATAGAGAATTTAGAAAGGAAAATTGAGAGCCTGGAATCCCAACTGCAAAACCAATTCTCGGAGGAGCTTGAAACGGAATTACTATGCACAAAGGAAGAACTGAATGTTTGGAATCAGAGGGAAGAAACAAGGCTAGCGCAACAGGCTAAACTAAGCTGGGTAGAGAAGGGGGAAGTCTCGGCTCAATTTTTCAGATCCTTCAACAACCACTCAAGGCTGACAATGCAGGAAATGAAACTCAGAGATGGCACCACCCTCAAGTCCCCAAAGGAGATCCATTTAGGGGCAGTGGACTacttcaaaaacctcctaaaaGCCAGGCCACGAGGCCCCCTTCCAAACCTCCTGGAGTATATACAACCTGAAATAACTGAACAAGAGAATCTAAGTATTATGAATCCCCCAACAGCCCAAGAAGTTAAAGATGCAATGTTCTCCATCTCTATAGATAGCAGCCCGGGGCCTGACGGCTTCGGCTCGGGATTCTACAGATCGTGTTGGGAGTGGGTGGCTTTAGATGTAGTGGATGCTGTCAGAGATTTTTTTAGTGGAACTCCTCTTCCACGATTCTACTCAGCTTCTCACATAGTCCCGCTTCCAAAGGATAAAAATCCTACTGGCTTCGAAAAATTCAGACCCATCAGTCTGTGTTCCGTGATATATAAGGTTTGCTCAAAAATAATAGTGAGAAGGTTATCGCCTTTACTATGCAGATTAGTTTCCTCGGCACAAGGAGCTTTCCTACCAGGTCGCAGCATTTTCGAGAACATCTCCCTAGCCCAAGAAATGGTCCACCAAATAAACAAACAGGTGCACGGTGGGAATGTACTCATCAAGGTCGACATGGTTAAAGCCTACGACAGCGTCGACtggatttttttattacatgttatgaaCTCATTCGGTTTTTCCCAGGAAGTCTGTGGCTTAATAAACCAGTGTATCTCCTCTCCATGGTTCTCGGTGGCTATGCATGGCACGATTGAGGGTTTTTTTCCGTGTGGCCGCGGTCTTCGTCAGGGAGACCCCCTGTCGCCGTATCTCTTTATTCTAGTAGAGGAAACACTATCCAGGCTATTACACAAGCATTTTGAGGTTGGAAGAATAAAACCTTTCACCCACCCCAGGGGAACCCCTCTTGTTTCCCATTTATTTTATGCAGATGACGTCATGGTTTTCTCCAATGGAAGCTCctcatcacttaaaaaaatcaGAGATATTTTCCAGACTTATGAGGACTGGTCGGGACAAGCTATCAGCAAGGAAAAATTGgcaattttcttttccaaacatATCCAGGCTGGTAGACGTAGGAGATTGCTGAGAACCATGGGATTCACGGAAGGAATATTCCCTGTGAAATATCTGGGGGTCCCTCTAATTTCTGGCAGACTCAGAGTGAGCCACTTTGATGATATTATGAACAGCATTAGAGGAAAGCTAGGTGGTTGGCAACACAAGATCTTATCATATGGAGCCCGGCTGATCCTGCTGAGACAAGTGGCAGCCAGCATGCCAATACATCTACTCTCAGTGGTACAGGCGCCAAAGGCCctcccaaaaaaattaaatcaactCATGAGCAACTTCTTCTGGGGATCCTTAGAAGGAAAAACCAAGAGAAAGTGGGTAGCTTGGTCATCCATGTGCAGACCAACTCGGGAGGGAGGAGTAGGCCTTCGTGACCTACAGGACGTCCAAAACTCTCTTTTCATGAAACTCGCTTGGAAGATTTTGACAGAAAATTCGATGTGGGCGAATTTCTTCAAAGCTAAGTACATTAAATCTGGACATATCTCTCTAGTTCAGAAAAATAAAGGGTCTCGACTCTGGAAAGGAATTGTGATGAGTATTCCTATTATTCTTGCTAACTCGAGATGGAGCATCAAGGAAGGAAACATATCCTTTTGGTATGACCGTTGGCTAGAACCAGGACCCTTAGCTGAGGAAGTGCCCATTATTACAAGTCCGGACCTCAAGGTGAAAGAATGCAGATTGAACAACGACTGGGATACAGCAATGCTCACGTCCCTAGTAGGTGTAGAAAAATTAGAAGAGGTTGTGAGGGGTCTTGGGCAACACAAAGAAGGATTGGATAGACTAATATGGACGTCCAGCGTGAGCGGAGATGTCTCCTCCAAAAGTGCATGGGAACTTATCAGAGTCAAAACTCCAAAGGTGTATGGGACAGAGTGGATGTGGAATGCAGCCCTCCCAAAGAAATACTCGATCACCATGTGGAAGGCGATGAAAGGATGCTTAAGCGTTGATGACAGGATCAGTAAAATTGGCATCCCCATGGTCTCAAAATGTGAATGCTGTGAGGAGGGGAATCTGGAGGACCTCGACCATGTCCTAGCCACAGGCAAGACCGCAAGGGCTTTGTGGAGTAGAGTTTCAACACAGGTGGGAATGCCTTTTGATCCCGgaaaaaaatggaaggaaaaaataaaccTTTGGTTTAGGCGCGCAAGCAGATCATCCCAGAAAGGACTTCTAATTGGCCTCATTCCCTCCATACTAACATGGTCTCTTTGGCTTTGGCGATGCAAAGCAAGAATGGAAGCAATTAAAACATCAACTGAGTCCCTGTGGCAGTCGGTCAAAGCTGCTATTGCTTGGTGTGGGACGCGCCTAAAAGCTGGAAAAAAGTCGAAACCTGGTGATGAAAAAATACTGAAAGCTCTGTCTATACCTTCAAAGAATCCGAAAGGGAGAAGAGTGCAATTAGTAACCTGGCGCAAGCCGGCATTGGGCTGGTGCAAACTAAACGTTGATGGAAGCTGCCGAGGAAACCCAGGACAGATGGGGGCAGGAGGGGTCCTAAGAAATGACCAAGGTAAAATGATCTTAGCTTTTGCTCTAGGCCTGGGACACGGTACTAACAACCAAGCAGAACTTATGGCCCTGCTCCACGGACTGAGGTTCTGCAGAAGACTAAATCTAAGGAAAATAGAAATAGAGCTGGATTCCCTTTTGGTGGTGCAATGGCTGGAGAAGAACAAGGTGGGGATCTGGTATCTCGAGGACTTCTGGGAGGAGATACAAGCCTTAATCACAACCATGCAGGTGGTCGTAAGGCATGTGTTCAGGGAGGGCAAAGCAGCTGCCGATTTTCTTGCTCGCTGTTTGCCTCCGCAATTAACAGAGTGGATGCGTGTGGGTGACCTGCCTCATCTTCTCAAGG CTCTTGTCTTCAATATACCTCTCCATATCCATGAGTCGGTTGGTTTTGATGTTGCCCTTCAGAAGGATGTTGTGTTTAG GTGCATTGACATTTCATATGAAGGAATTGTGCTTGCCATTGTTTTGATTAGCATGGTTCTTCTCACTTGTGATG GGAGTCTGA
- the LOC122281199 gene encoding uncharacterized protein LOC122281199 produces the protein MDMRSRNLGFNAKYSNTFKILGNLVQVGGAGAEFVMGTELRLDFPGSSVPYMPTSKGIKRKWGFNWTMGPQVSSSLSLGLGRSPSSSDSKGSSATACTTMSSAKETDEESSMDLELDFSLHLGGEKIPSSKETTCSNLKTLEMPPKVDLELSLSTVPSESEITSVYPGSTPLQLDMEMPQSVGGSQNGDEGSSRWKPGIIIPPLQTPMKTGRPIYFNRVLKKIDQTPIVPDLSPSVLTAPKSSVTCTSGITQQRQQLQHRSSSSKTCQIEGCVKGARGASGRCISHGGGRRCQRIDCDKGAEGRTVYCKAHGGGRRCEYLGCTKSAEGRTDFCIAHGGGRRCSQDGCARAARGKSGFCIRHGGGKRCQSENCSKSAEGLSGLCISHGGGRRCQALGCTKGAQGSTMFCKAHGGGKRCTAPGCTKGAEGSTSFCKGHGGGKRCAFEGGSCTKSVHGGTNFCVAHGGGKRCAAPECTKSARGRTDYCVRHGGGKRCKFDGCGKSAQGSTDFCKAHGGGKRCSWGHPGSEYLSQSNGPCNSFAKGKTGLCTVHAGLVQDKRVHGGVTLGPMILDPKLIQPGKEVITGDMNVDAWKIGTGTGTLAGRTNSDLNQYGVPTAQISVGEGNLSSMPVYLPEGRVHGGSLLALLASGSGLGSRSGKGVVVTSSEPMESYIVPHGWM, from the coding sequence ATGGATATGAGGTCCCGGAACTTGGGGTTTAATGCAAAGTATTCTAATACATTCAAGATTTTGGGAAATTTGGTGCAAGTTGGTGGAGCTGGAGCTGAATTCGTCATGGGTACTGAGTTACGGCTTGATTTCCCTGGGTCTTCTGTCCCTTACATGCCCACCTCAAAGGGAATCAAAAGGAagtggggtttcaattggaccATGGGGCCGCAGGTCAGCTCTTCACTGTCTCTTGGGCTTGGCCGTTCACCGAGTTCTTCAGACAGCAAGGGCAGTTCAGCAACTGCTTGTACTACAATGTCTTCAGCCAAAGAGACAGATGAGGAGTCCTCAATGGATCTTGAATTGGACTTCTCACTCCATCTTGGTGGTGAGAAAATACCCAGCTCGAAAGAAACCACTTGTTCAAATTTGAAAACCCTGGAAATGCCACCCAAGGTTGACTTGGAGTTAAGTCTCTCCACTGTACCTTCTGAATCTGAGATCACTAGTGTTTATCCAGGTTCAACTCCACTTCAATTGGACATGGAGATGCCACAAAGTGTTGGTGGGAGCCAAAATGGTGATGAGGGATCATCTCGTTGGAAACCGGGGATTATTATTCCTCCTTTGCAGACTCCAATGAAGACAGGGCGGCCCATCTATTTCAATCGAGTTCTCAAAAAAATTGATCAAACTCCTATCGTTCCAGACCTCTCACCAAGTGTATTAACAGCACCGAAAAGCTCAGTCACCTGTACTTCCGGGATAACACAGCAGCGGCAACAGCTACAACATCGTAGCAGTAGTTCTAAGACATGCCAAATTGAAGGGTGTGTAAAGGGAGCCAGAGGTGCTTCTGGCCGTTGTATTTCTCATGGTGGCGGTCGGAGGTGCCAAAGAATTGACTGCGACAAGGGAGCTGAGGGTAGGACTGTGTACTGCAAGGCCCACGGGGGTGGTCGACGATGCGAATACCTTGGTTGCACAAAGAGTGCAGAAGGGCGCACAGATTTCTGTATTGCACATGGTGGTGGTCGAAGATGCAGTCAAGACGGTTGCGCTCGAGCTGCCAGAGGAAAATCAGGATTTTGTATCCGGCATGGTGGTGGCAAGCGATGTCAAAGTGAAAATTGCTCAAAGAGCGCTGAAGGCCTCTCTGGTCTTTGCATCTCACATGGAGGAGGCCGACGATGCCAAGCATTAGGATGCACAAAAGGCGCACAAGGGAGCACAATGTTTTGCAAGGCCCATGGTGGTGGAAAACGATGTACGGCACCGGGGTGCACCAAGGGTGCTGAAGGGAGCACATCTTTTTGCAAGGGCCACGGTGGAGGGAAAAGGTGTGCATTCGAAGGTGGATCATGTACAAAGAGCGTGCATGGAGGAACCAACTTCTGTGTGGCCCATGGGGGTGGTAAGAGGTGTGCTGCGCCAGAGTGCACAAAGAGTGCAAGGGGAAGGACAGATTATTGTGTTCGTCATGGTGGGGGAAAGAGATGCAAGTTTGATGGGTGTGGCAAAAGTGCACAAGGAAGCACTGATTTTTGCAAGGCACATGGTGGAGGAAAGAGGTGTTCTTGGGGCCATCCTGGATCTGAATATCTCAGCCAATCTAATGGTCCTTGTAACTCCTTTGCAAAGGGGAAGACAGGTCTCTGTACTGTCCATGCTGGCCTGGTCCAGGATAAGAGGGTTCATGGAGGTGTTACCCTGGGACCTATGATTCTGGATCCTAAACTTATCCAGCCAGGGAAAGAGGTCATCACTGGGGACATGAATGTTGATGCTTGGAAGATAGGGACTGGCACTGGAACTTTGGCTGGCAGAACTAATTCTGATTTGAACCAATATGGAGTCCCAACTGCTCAAATCTCAGTTGGGGAAGGGAACCTCTCGTCAATGCCAGTATATCTTCCAGAAGGTAGGGTGCATGGGGGTAGTCTATTAGCATTGCTGGCATCCGGTTCTGGTCTTGGCTCAAGAAGTGGTAAAGGTGTGGTCGTTACTTCATCCGAGCCAATGGAATCTTACATTGTGCCTCATGGCTGGATGTAA
- the LOC122280732 gene encoding aluminum-activated malate transporter 9-like isoform X1, protein MNGKKGSIEIKIPSATKAKLPEVCKNSGGIIGFSCKAFFWNVWEFCKEDVNRVLFSLKVGLSVLLVSLLILFQAPYEAFGTNIIWSILTVAIMFEYTVGATFNRGFNRALGSLLAGILAIAVAQLALCTGRVTEPFIIGTSIFLIGTVTSFMKLWPSLVPYEYGFRVILFTFCLIIVSGYRMGSPIRTAMDRLYSIAIGAFVAVLVNVLVCPIWAGEQLHKELVKSFNVVADSLQECVKKYLEDEGLEHPEFSKTVMDEFSDEPAYKKCRSTLNSSAKLESLASSAKWEPPHGRFRHFFYPWSEYVKVGAVLRYCAYEVMALHGVLHSEIQAPYNLRITFQSEIQEAANQAAELLRVLGKDVNNMKRSLKTSLLKRVHSSTEKLQRAIDMHSYLLTSINSTEPSDNYSKPLPRLSISLSSNTPHDLSSQLTDPESNSLEKTANPPPSGTLSVLARTESYHETMRKQSRRMHSWPPREVAVFEEEGALGSDILPRMNALESTAALSLATFTSLLIEFVARLDHLVEAVEELSNKAKFKQEGF, encoded by the exons ATGAACGGCAAAAAAGGTAGCATCGAGATCAAAATCCCTTCAGCGACCAAAGCCAAACTGCCGGAGGTCTGCAAGAACTCCGGTGGGATAATTGGCTTCTCGTGCAAAGCCTTTTTTTGGAATGTATGGGAATTTTGCAAAGAAGACGTCAACAGGGTATTATTCTCACTTAAAGTGGGCCTATCTGTTCTTCTTGTGTCTTTGCTTATACTGTTCCAAGCACCTTATGAAGCATTTGGTACCAACATCATCTGGTCCATCCTCACCGTTGCTATCATGTTCGAATATACAGTCg GTGCAACATTTAATAGAGGATTCAACCGAGCACTTGGAAGCTTGCTTGCTGGAATCTTGGCCATCGCTGTGGCTCAGTTAGCTCTATGCACTGGCCGGGTTACTGAGCCTTTCATAATTGGAACTAGCATTTTTCTGATTG GGACTGTCACATCGTTCATGAAATTATGGCCATCACTTGTGCCATATGAATATGGGTTCAGGGTCATACTTTTCACCTTTTGCTTGATCATCGTCTCTGGTTACCGGATGGGAAGCCCTATTAGGACTGCCATGGATCGGCTGTACTCGATAGCCATTGGAGCGTTTGTGGCGGTCCTGGTCAACGTTCTTGTTTGTCCTATTTGGGCTGGAGAGCAGTTACACAAGGAGCTAGTTAAAAGTTTCAATGTAGTGGCTGACTCACTTCAAG AATGTGTGAAGAAATATTTGGAAGACGAAGGATTAGAGCATCCAGAATTCTCAAAGACTGTCATGGATGAGTTTTCGGACGAGCCTGCTTATAAGAAATGCCGAAGCACCTTGAACTCCTCCGCAAAACTAGAGTCCttg GCTAGTTCCGCCAAATGGGAGCCACCACACGGGAGGTTCCGACACTTCTTCTATCCTTGGTCAGAGTACGTTAAAGTTGGAGCAGTTTTACGTTATTGTGCTTACGAGGTTATGGCACTTCACGGTGTGCTGCACTCTGAAATTCAg GCACCCTACAACCTCCGAATCACATTCCAGTCAGAAATTCAAGAAGCAGCAAACCAGGCTGCAGAACTGTTGAGGGTTTTGGGCAAAGATGTCAATAACATGAAGCGAAGCCTGAAAACCTCTTTACTAAAGAGGGTTCACAGCTCAACTGAGAAACTCCAACGAGCCATAGACATGCACTCTTATCTTCTGACATCCATTAATAGTACTGAGCCCTCAGACAATTATTCCAAGCCATTACCAAGGctctctatttccttgtcaTCCAACACCCCCCACGACCTCTCAAGCCAATTGACCGATCCTGAGAGCAACAGCCTCGAAAAAACTGCGAACCCACCACCCTCGGGGACTCTTTCAGTACTGGCACGCACCGAGTCTTATCATGAGACAATGAGGAAGCAATCCAGAAGGATGCATTCTTGGCCACCTAGAGAGGTAGCCGTTTTTGAAGAAGAGGGAGCTCTAGGGTCAGACATTTTGCCTAGGATGAATGCATTGGAGAGCACTGCTGCACTGTCACTGGCCACCTTTACTTCCTTGCTTATTGAGTTTGTGGCTAGACTCGATCACTTGGTTGAAGCAGTTGAAGAACTTTCTAATAAGGCAAAGTTCAAGCAGGAAGGATTCTAG